The Mercenaria mercenaria strain notata chromosome 8, MADL_Memer_1, whole genome shotgun sequence genome has a segment encoding these proteins:
- the LOC123565788 gene encoding acanthoscurrin-1-like isoform X2 gives MAAQCQTNTINTGPNFSHATVNGEAHRMKAIIVISALLAVAIASPMWRNRGNDDSWRYGRYGGYGMIGGGYGMTGGMIGGGMIGGGYGMTGGMIGGGMIGGGYGMTGGGYGGYGGYGGGYGMNGGIHGMYPGMHMHYYWKRRPY, from the exons ATGGCAGCGCAATGTCAGACCAACACTATAAATACGGGTCCAAACTTTAGCCACGCAACAGTGAACGGAGAGGCACACAG AATGAAGGCAATTATCGTTATCTCAGCATTACTTGCCGTCGCCATAGCGTCACCTATGTGGAGAAATCGTGGCAATGACGATTCCTGGCGGTACGGAAGGTACGGAGGATACGGAATGATTGGAGGAGGATACGGAATGACTGGAGGAATGATTGGAGGAGGAATGATTGGAGGAGGATACGGAATGACT GGAGGAATGATTGGAGGAGGAATGATTGGAGGAGGATACGGAATGACTGGAGGAGGATACGGTGGTTATGGTGGTTACGGAGGAGGATACGG AATGAATGGCGGAATTCATGGAATGTACCCAGGCATGCACATGCATTACTACTGGAAACGCAGACCATACTGA
- the LOC123565788 gene encoding acanthoscurrin-2-like isoform X1, whose protein sequence is MAAQCQTNTINTGPNFSHATVNGEAHRMKAIIVISALLAVAIASPMWRNRGNDDSWRYGRYGGYGMIGGGYGMTGGMIGGGMIGGGYGMTGGMIGGGYGMTGGMIGGGMIGGGMIGGGYGMTGGGYGGYGGYGGGYGMNGGIHGMYPGMHMHYYWKRRPY, encoded by the exons ATGGCAGCGCAATGTCAGACCAACACTATAAATACGGGTCCAAACTTTAGCCACGCAACAGTGAACGGAGAGGCACACAG AATGAAGGCAATTATCGTTATCTCAGCATTACTTGCCGTCGCCATAGCGTCACCTATGTGGAGAAATCGTGGCAATGACGATTCCTGGCGGTACGGAAGGTACGGAGGATACGGAATGATTGGAGGAGGATACGGAATGACTGGAGGAATGATTGGAGGAGGAATGATTGGAGGAGGATACGGAATGACTGGAGGAATGATTGGAGGAGGATACGGAATGACTGGAGGAATGATTGGAGGAGGAATGATTGGAGGAGGAATGATTGGAGGAGGATACGGAATGACTGGAGGAGGATACGGTGGTTATGGTGGTTACGGAGGAGGATACGG AATGAATGGCGGAATTCATGGAATGTACCCAGGCATGCACATGCATTACTACTGGAAACGCAGACCATACTGA